From a single Candidatus Thorarchaeota archaeon genomic region:
- a CDS encoding ABC transporter permease, with the protein MTRTSRKNSKIYRIWSMFLKELRLIQNDKFALLMIFVLPGMIMGTTWVAINQGKATTVSASGKSEDAIVLGVVDLDTTDTFPGQDLSANFTWYLSQCPDLIVVQYATEDEALEALYRDQIDSYAVIRYGFEGNITNDIPAFVDIHISSTNFQSQSTIFSAFSDVVKEFRADHGWVKGEVENRIVREFQPVGDYTAATFGVFLLVFAVFIAVAATAAQAIVGDVPLSRMLLTPATKMEAIISKWLAYSVLGVIQSQFLLILWEGLFGIVPNTDYLTLNVILALMSISGSALGILISTVVTTRLQANQSFLFLLFGSMIFGTGFIDVGIIEDIFPLNIGRKMIIDTAFKGVALGLYLNQIILILEITAALLIISWFIFSRRRVLA; encoded by the coding sequence TTGACCAGAACGAGCCGAAAAAACTCGAAAATCTACCGCATCTGGTCCATGTTCCTTAAGGAGCTGCGTCTGATCCAGAACGACAAGTTTGCTCTTTTGATGATCTTCGTTCTCCCCGGAATGATCATGGGGACTACTTGGGTCGCTATTAATCAGGGGAAGGCCACTACGGTCAGTGCAAGCGGTAAGAGTGAGGACGCAATAGTCCTTGGAGTTGTCGATCTCGATACTACTGATACGTTTCCCGGACAAGATCTCTCTGCTAATTTTACATGGTATCTCTCACAGTGTCCCGACTTAATTGTGGTCCAATATGCCACAGAGGACGAGGCCTTAGAAGCTCTATACCGTGATCAAATAGACAGCTATGCCGTCATCAGGTATGGCTTTGAGGGAAACATCACAAATGATATTCCCGCCTTTGTTGACATACATATCAGCAGTACGAACTTCCAGTCACAATCAACGATTTTCTCTGCGTTCTCGGATGTTGTAAAAGAGTTCCGAGCCGATCATGGCTGGGTCAAGGGCGAGGTCGAAAATCGTATTGTGCGTGAGTTCCAACCAGTTGGTGACTATACTGCAGCGACCTTCGGTGTATTCCTCTTGGTCTTCGCAGTGTTCATCGCGGTTGCTGCAACTGCGGCTCAGGCAATTGTAGGTGATGTTCCTTTGAGCCGGATGCTTCTTACTCCGGCCACGAAGATGGAGGCAATCATCTCAAAATGGCTTGCTTATTCGGTCCTTGGTGTCATACAATCGCAGTTTCTTCTGATCCTCTGGGAGGGGCTTTTTGGAATTGTACCTAATACTGATTATCTGACCCTGAATGTGATACTGGCGTTAATGTCCATCTCGGGTTCGGCTCTGGGTATTCTGATCTCTACTGTGGTGACAACAAGGCTCCAAGCCAATCAGTCTTTTCTCTTCCTGCTCTTTGGCTCGATGATCTTCGGAACTGGTTTTATCGATGTTGGAATAATTGAAGATATATTTCCACTGAACATTGGTCGCAAGATGATTATCGATACAGCCTTCAAGGGTGTTGCTCTGGGTTTGTATCTGAACCAAATCATATTAATTCTAGAGATTACTGCAGCATTGTTAATCATCTCATGGTTTATTTTCAGTCGGCGACGTGTTCTCGCATAG
- a CDS encoding dodecin family protein, whose translation MSVVKVVELIGESPTSWEEAVSNALAVASKSIRGIVGIDVDHFTAKVVDNKIVAFRANIKLAFKYEA comes from the coding sequence ATGAGCGTAGTAAAAGTAGTTGAACTCATTGGAGAGTCTCCCACCAGCTGGGAGGAAGCCGTGTCGAACGCCCTCGCAGTGGCATCTAAGAGCATCCGCGGTATTGTCGGAATTGATGTGGATCACTTCACAGCCAAGGTTGTTGACAATAAGATCGTGGCCTTCAGGGCGAATATCAAACTTGCATTCAAATACGAGGCTTAA
- a CDS encoding CPBP family intramembrane metalloprotease, which yields MVLWDPNYDELEYSETIDIYVPGENLESIITTRQAFKIVGYVMLGLGLMVVVTIPILLLMIPFGLVEINIYTGSAKIAPVAAALLSVSELLLVVPPIYYIKKRRLPLNSIGFKTNFPMKELAIGLMAGIFMIGLNYILSWLLYQVPGVPTPDDSSMFHPESVLEVVALVVLMMIVVGPTEEILFRGFLQRRLEIYYHNHKKEYRMWALVMASFIFAAIHLDLSGLAVRFVLGLILGSLAQKQKYSLLAPSIAHGINNSMIVVLAFFGF from the coding sequence TTGGTATTGTGGGATCCGAACTATGATGAACTTGAATATTCTGAAACCATAGACATCTATGTGCCGGGCGAAAATCTAGAATCAATTATCACTACAAGACAGGCGTTCAAGATTGTCGGTTATGTCATGTTAGGGCTCGGCTTAATGGTTGTTGTCACGATTCCTATATTACTGCTAATGATACCATTCGGTCTCGTAGAGATAAATATCTACACAGGTTCGGCCAAAATTGCACCCGTTGCTGCTGCCTTACTGAGTGTGAGTGAACTCTTACTTGTAGTACCACCCATATATTATATTAAGAAACGGAGGTTACCACTCAATTCCATAGGATTCAAGACAAATTTTCCAATGAAAGAGCTTGCAATCGGTCTGATGGCAGGCATATTCATGATCGGCCTGAACTACATCTTGTCTTGGCTACTCTATCAAGTCCCAGGAGTCCCTACTCCTGATGATTCCTCAATGTTCCACCCAGAATCAGTACTGGAAGTTGTTGCCTTAGTCGTGTTGATGATGATCGTTGTGGGCCCCACAGAGGAGATACTCTTTAGAGGGTTCCTCCAACGCCGTCTAGAGATCTATTATCACAACCACAAGAAAGAATATAGAATGTGGGCATTGGTAATGGCCTCGTTCATCTTTGCAGCAATACACCTTGATCTCTCAGGCCTTGCGGTGCGATTTGTCCTCGGATTAATATTAGGCTCTCTTGCACAGAAGCAAAAATACTCGCTATTAGCTCCATCGATTGCTCATGGCATCAATAACTCAATGATTGTTGTCTTGGCATTTTTCGGGTTTTAA
- a CDS encoding S8 family peptidase, which translates to MVDSEWEPSSKRGTAVLVLTIIVISSFITLLAVGPSRIFGPKVRVAVIDSGINPEGELAGRIIAEKSFISEGYGYSLSDNSTRDSSPHGTPHGTYVARTIIVSSPSSIIVNAKVVTSKNEATETAIADAIRWTVEEEDCSVINLSLGGIATLDDPVAEAVRWAFARGVVIIAAAGNGGAGGVAGSSVESPAMLLEAIAVAAVNEEGDPYDFSARGPLRNGTAKPDISAYGFYADNNGVVYGTSFAAPRVSAAAAEIISYCLTKKWRWSPGMVKALLLSSASHLSHKFYEVGSGLLDLEKAKLRLENVPRDENLPLVAWMTPKTGPWDFERWFVNTTSLVSFSIFSSDARMWRCILSGSASHWAGIPEYVNVNQTASFTVRIHIMSNESITGLRLLVELEASPYGHVYSRIDFDVDTPIARVAFDISHTNWAIDSIYGQFREFYVLTTDLGVAVEEIRDPSDITTSYLAQFDALFIIDACSRTTRVQNGTYVSELYRRFSRSEINAIIDFWDSGGNIFIAGLSNRSIHLEAINVLLTQFNMSFQYDHIPSISIVVNGVPSTELVTDILPHVMTQGVDDFDYYGCSINIFGAAKPIAQTQVSIMNGLGNQVQFNRTLIAATENSAGGRMVVSGSNFFIDNWGILGHYKSAHDAKLARQIVMWLVGVLN; encoded by the coding sequence ATGGTTGATTCTGAATGGGAACCATCTTCGAAAAGAGGTACGGCAGTTCTCGTTCTCACTATCATAGTGATCTCCAGTTTCATTACATTATTGGCTGTTGGCCCAAGTCGTATTTTTGGTCCCAAGGTTCGAGTGGCGGTCATTGATTCAGGTATTAATCCTGAGGGTGAGCTTGCCGGACGCATTATTGCCGAAAAGAGTTTCATCTCTGAAGGCTATGGATACTCGTTATCCGACAATTCCACACGTGACAGCTCTCCGCATGGTACACCACATGGTACCTATGTGGCCCGGACCATTATAGTTTCATCCCCAAGCTCGATCATAGTCAATGCAAAAGTCGTGACCTCTAAGAACGAGGCTACTGAGACCGCAATTGCCGACGCAATACGCTGGACCGTTGAAGAGGAGGACTGCTCGGTGATTAATCTCAGTCTTGGTGGGATTGCGACACTGGATGATCCTGTTGCCGAGGCTGTACGATGGGCCTTTGCTCGTGGTGTTGTGATCATTGCTGCAGCAGGTAATGGTGGTGCAGGCGGTGTGGCAGGGTCTTCAGTTGAGAGTCCTGCAATGCTCCTTGAGGCTATAGCTGTCGCAGCCGTTAATGAGGAAGGCGATCCATACGATTTCTCTGCGCGTGGTCCTCTACGGAATGGGACTGCTAAACCGGATATATCCGCCTATGGGTTCTATGCTGACAATAATGGTGTTGTATATGGTACCAGTTTTGCAGCTCCTCGTGTCAGTGCAGCAGCTGCGGAAATTATCTCCTATTGTCTTACCAAAAAATGGCGTTGGAGCCCGGGCATGGTCAAGGCTCTCTTGCTGTCAAGTGCCAGTCATCTGTCCCATAAATTCTACGAAGTGGGGTCCGGTCTATTAGATCTGGAGAAGGCGAAGTTGCGGCTAGAAAATGTGCCTCGTGATGAGAATCTTCCACTTGTTGCATGGATGACCCCCAAGACAGGGCCTTGGGATTTTGAGCGTTGGTTTGTCAATACTACTTCCCTCGTTTCGTTCTCCATCTTTTCCAGCGATGCTAGGATGTGGAGATGCATACTTAGCGGGAGTGCTTCTCACTGGGCGGGGATCCCGGAATATGTGAATGTGAATCAGACCGCATCATTTACCGTTCGAATTCATATCATGTCAAATGAGTCTATTACTGGATTACGTCTGCTGGTCGAGCTTGAGGCTTCTCCTTATGGGCATGTATATAGTCGAATTGATTTTGATGTTGACACGCCGATTGCGCGAGTGGCCTTTGATATCAGTCATACCAACTGGGCCATTGATTCGATTTATGGGCAATTCCGAGAATTCTATGTGCTGACCACAGATCTGGGCGTTGCTGTGGAAGAGATCCGGGACCCCTCAGACATTACCACTTCGTATCTGGCTCAATTCGATGCCCTCTTTATTATTGATGCCTGTTCACGTACTACGCGGGTCCAAAATGGGACCTATGTTTCGGAATTATATCGAAGGTTTTCACGGTCCGAGATCAATGCCATAATTGATTTCTGGGACTCCGGCGGAAACATATTCATTGCCGGATTGAGTAATCGTTCCATCCACCTTGAGGCCATCAATGTCCTTTTGACCCAGTTCAATATGTCCTTTCAGTATGATCACATTCCCTCGATCTCTATTGTTGTCAATGGTGTCCCCTCCACCGAGCTAGTGACCGATATCTTGCCACATGTGATGACTCAAGGTGTTGATGATTTTGACTATTATGGGTGTTCTATCAACATCTTTGGTGCTGCCAAACCGATTGCACAGACTCAAGTATCTATTATGAACGGTCTTGGTAATCAGGTACAGTTTAATCGGACGCTCATCGCTGCTACAGAGAACAGTGCTGGTGGGCGAATGGTGGTCAGTGGAAGTAATTTCTTTATTGATAACTGGGGCATATTAGGCCATTATAAATCCGCTCACGATGCGAAGTTGGCACGGCAGATAGTCATGTGGCTCGTGGGTGTTCTCAACTAG
- a CDS encoding roadblock/LC7 domain-containing protein: protein MDAATMMNADIEDIRVKVQDILEESTELAEGKIKAWMLLSKEGLPIASAVPEVMEEVEIAAMAASILGVADLAAERMDQGQLEEVLLTNENGQIILKSAGEKAILILSAKKTLRAGLLVYAAKSAVEKIAPLLV, encoded by the coding sequence ATGGACGCAGCCACAATGATGAATGCAGATATCGAGGACATCAGAGTAAAGGTTCAAGATATTCTAGAGGAGTCTACAGAGTTAGCAGAAGGCAAAATTAAGGCTTGGATGCTTCTCTCAAAAGAAGGACTACCTATCGCCTCTGCTGTTCCTGAAGTGATGGAGGAGGTTGAAATCGCTGCAATGGCTGCCTCAATTCTGGGGGTTGCGGATCTTGCAGCTGAGAGAATGGACCAAGGACAGTTGGAAGAGGTCTTACTAACTAATGAGAATGGTCAGATAATCCTCAAGAGCGCAGGGGAAAAGGCAATCTTAATTCTCTCAGCCAAAAAGACACTACGTGCTGGGTTGCTTGTCTATGCTGCAAAAAGTGCTGTTGAAAAGATCGCTCCATTGCTGGTCTAG
- a CDS encoding DUF99 family protein codes for MVEYVDLSLGVEERPGRSWKAAVRVLGVAESFQKTDTQSIVTGVVMRGDLQIDGFGLCRPLVGGFDSTEQLQFMFDRINRKDIRVWILGGSIISWFNIVDLHELYEITGIPVISVTYSESAGISDYLREYFPDDWQQREQIIAKNGSRSMLTLDTGHSIFVNNVGLQLSEALQLLNMFTLEGKICEPVRVARLIAASIRKNLPLL; via the coding sequence ATGGTCGAATATGTGGATTTGTCCCTTGGTGTCGAAGAGCGTCCTGGCCGATCATGGAAAGCAGCAGTCCGGGTGCTCGGGGTCGCAGAGAGCTTTCAAAAGACCGATACACAGAGCATTGTTACGGGAGTGGTGATGCGGGGTGACCTTCAGATAGACGGTTTCGGTCTATGTAGACCATTAGTTGGTGGTTTCGACTCCACAGAACAATTACAATTCATGTTCGATCGTATCAACAGAAAAGATATCCGAGTATGGATACTTGGAGGCTCGATCATCTCGTGGTTTAATATCGTTGACCTGCACGAATTGTATGAGATCACGGGCATTCCTGTGATCAGTGTGACGTACTCCGAGTCTGCTGGCATCTCCGACTACTTGCGTGAATACTTTCCAGACGATTGGCAGCAGCGTGAGCAGATCATTGCAAAGAATGGGTCAAGGTCCATGCTCACATTGGATACTGGCCACAGTATATTTGTTAATAATGTGGGCTTACAGCTCTCTGAGGCTCTCCAATTACTCAACATGTTTACCCTTGAAGGGAAGATTTGCGAGCCTGTACGAGTCGCACGCCTGATCGCTGCTTCTATCAGGAAGAATCTTCCGTTACTATGA
- a CDS encoding HD family hydrolase yields the protein MSHDDIYEILSLGEIIKNIPRTGWILAGIVSSTPETVAAHSWGTAYIALIIANETITSHEQINIERVLGMAIIHDLPEAVTSDLPHKENNEAWKDLHDAKAKLEDKIIHEIFTHPSRETVVLDLWDEFCKCETIEARIVRSADILDMLLHARTIEEQGVDPTRLEEFFRSGIKRLRALRIEAAITLAQRLMESHSERVNKYDS from the coding sequence ATGTCGCATGATGACATTTACGAAATTTTATCTCTTGGCGAGATCATAAAGAACATCCCAAGAACCGGATGGATTCTGGCAGGAATTGTATCAAGTACGCCCGAGACCGTTGCAGCCCATTCGTGGGGCACAGCATACATCGCGCTCATCATTGCAAACGAGACCATCACTTCACATGAACAGATCAATATTGAACGGGTCTTGGGCATGGCAATCATCCATGACCTACCAGAGGCTGTCACTTCAGACCTTCCTCACAAGGAGAACAATGAGGCGTGGAAAGATCTTCACGATGCCAAAGCCAAATTGGAAGACAAAATAATACATGAAATATTTACTCACCCGTCACGGGAAACGGTAGTCCTTGACTTGTGGGATGAGTTTTGTAAGTGTGAGACCATAGAGGCCAGGATAGTCAGGTCAGCGGATATCCTTGATATGCTCCTTCATGCACGAACCATCGAAGAGCAGGGAGTGGATCCTACGCGACTAGAGGAGTTTTTCAGATCGGGAATTAAACGCCTCCGGGCCCTTAGAATTGAGGCTGCGATCACATTGGCTCAAAGGCTAATGGAATCACATAGCGAACGAGTGAACAAGTACGATTCATAG
- a CDS encoding BMP family ABC transporter substrate-binding protein, whose protein sequence is MSSRSSIIASVIIVAIVFGSVGGLLYLTRPYEPSRVAVVVMSPGFGDFSYADQLKKGLDSLGSSISVQYEYPKFPTTAAEAQQTLEQLAQSGKYVLIVGVGADMVSSLQTVAAKYPNQHFAIIDGHVDAPNVVSATFKVEQASFLAGVVAAFMANTTYNENGTGKIGIIGSYENDPDVINMIEGFTQGVEHANQTYALGVELLDPLYIGSFNNTALASTYTVQLFVQQHVTIIFAPVRASMKGIREGMEIANRTSLYLTKRAPLVIAAGGDQDYLGNPNPNIDVGPSWIPVSVVPHTDLAAYTILNATLWNDFPGGKHFEYNLANGGVTLTNFTYSTTYVPATVRTIVWNYYDDIINGVITVDV, encoded by the coding sequence GTGAGCTCACGATCGAGCATCATCGCATCAGTGATAATTGTTGCCATAGTTTTTGGCTCTGTAGGTGGACTGCTATATCTTACCCGTCCATATGAGCCATCACGAGTCGCCGTAGTGGTCATGTCACCAGGATTCGGCGATTTCAGTTATGCGGACCAGCTGAAGAAGGGGCTTGACAGCCTCGGTAGCTCTATATCCGTACAGTACGAGTATCCTAAGTTTCCAACGACTGCTGCTGAAGCGCAACAGACCTTGGAACAATTGGCTCAATCTGGCAAGTATGTCCTAATTGTCGGAGTAGGCGCGGATATGGTTTCCAGTCTTCAGACCGTTGCTGCAAAATACCCGAATCAGCATTTTGCAATAATCGATGGTCATGTAGATGCCCCTAATGTGGTTTCAGCAACTTTCAAGGTTGAACAAGCTTCGTTCCTTGCCGGAGTTGTTGCCGCGTTTATGGCCAATACAACATACAATGAAAATGGAACTGGCAAGATTGGAATTATTGGATCCTACGAGAACGATCCCGATGTCATAAACATGATAGAGGGATTCACTCAGGGCGTGGAGCATGCAAATCAGACCTATGCTCTTGGCGTCGAGCTTCTAGATCCTCTGTACATTGGAAGCTTTAACAACACAGCTCTGGCCAGCACGTACACAGTACAGCTGTTCGTTCAGCAACACGTGACCATTATCTTCGCACCTGTGCGTGCAAGCATGAAAGGAATACGCGAAGGCATGGAAATAGCGAATCGTACATCGCTCTATCTGACCAAACGCGCACCCCTTGTCATTGCTGCTGGTGGCGACCAAGACTATCTTGGTAACCCCAATCCGAATATCGATGTTGGTCCAAGTTGGATTCCAGTAAGCGTTGTTCCTCACACTGATCTTGCAGCGTACACGATTCTAAATGCCACACTCTGGAATGATTTCCCGGGTGGTAAGCATTTCGAATACAATCTTGCTAATGGTGGAGTCACTCTAACGAACTTTACCTACAGCACTACATACGTACCTGCTACGGTTAGAACCATTGTATGGAACTACTATGATGACATCATCAATGGCGTAATCACTGTTGATGTATAA
- a CDS encoding roadblock/LC7 domain-containing protein gives MSEQLKKPLALTKQNQKSGLVLSSTMLTKVTELLGQALESHEAVINAVVCTQEGVIVAAASKRQDIDPRIIATVSAAIAWVGRTTLEKVTTSSPSHVTLVTPRNHVIILIQANYYVIIVTSTDGASSFNLSEHIQLFKSLSAQIELLMSSDQEFSTANILGRVVQSIPGVTRAMLLTLDGLPLGSVGFEDDIEVAGLVGSMFANGLTFSSLTDYILMQSDDANLLIVRVDETRLLAVVYRDGVSPDICELIVDTVRQSV, from the coding sequence GTGAGCGAGCAGTTAAAAAAGCCTCTCGCTCTAACAAAACAAAATCAAAAGAGTGGACTTGTATTGTCAAGCACTATGCTTACGAAAGTGACAGAACTGCTCGGTCAGGCTCTAGAATCCCACGAGGCAGTCATTAATGCAGTCGTATGTACTCAGGAAGGAGTCATTGTGGCGGCTGCTTCAAAGCGTCAAGATATAGACCCTCGAATAATCGCAACCGTTTCTGCTGCGATTGCTTGGGTGGGCCGTACCACATTAGAAAAGGTGACAACGTCTTCTCCGTCACATGTCACTCTTGTCACTCCACGTAATCATGTTATTATTCTCATTCAGGCTAATTACTACGTCATTATTGTGACCTCGACCGATGGTGCCTCCTCATTCAATCTCTCAGAACATATTCAACTGTTCAAGTCCCTCTCTGCTCAGATCGAGCTGTTGATGTCTTCCGATCAAGAGTTCTCTACTGCTAATATTCTTGGTCGGGTCGTTCAATCAATTCCCGGTGTCACCCGTGCAATGCTGTTGACTCTTGATGGACTTCCCTTGGGTTCTGTGGGTTTCGAGGATGACATTGAAGTGGCTGGGCTAGTCGGATCCATGTTTGCAAATGGTCTGACCTTCTCTTCTCTCACCGACTATATCCTGATGCAGTCCGATGATGCAAATCTCCTGATTGTCCGTGTCGATGAGACCCGGCTCTTGGCAGTTGTCTATCGTGATGGTGTCTCTCCAGATATTTGCGAACTCATAGTGGATACTGTTCGTCAGAGCGTGTGA
- a CDS encoding winged helix-turn-helix transcriptional regulator, which translates to MGRQKRMSLLLHPFRRDLYTVLCENPGTYLIELVNMLESPLGTLTWHLRILEREGLVKSIKFAGKRLYYPTMLRTKQAEMAFLTLRSDIAKKIFQYIVNHPSCYQEEMAEKLDVHHDTVKWHVSRMEEIGLVRVEKEGRTKKHYLASLGEALLAGSLNTISETFVLFLIEKLKDVCLNPEIREKTPERVTIRIDCPDKGQDCFITIKLNEWQFEFISDNLEPDGEHASSTSEIEKEEVHTL; encoded by the coding sequence ATGGGCCGCCAGAAGAGAATGAGCCTACTTTTACATCCATTTAGACGTGATCTCTATACAGTGCTATGTGAAAACCCAGGCACATATCTTATCGAATTAGTGAATATGCTGGAGTCCCCGCTAGGAACACTGACGTGGCACCTTAGGATCTTAGAACGCGAGGGACTGGTGAAATCAATTAAATTCGCAGGAAAGCGACTCTACTACCCAACAATGTTACGCACTAAACAGGCTGAGATGGCATTTCTGACCTTGCGAAGCGATATCGCCAAAAAGATCTTCCAGTATATTGTCAATCACCCAAGTTGCTATCAAGAGGAGATGGCCGAAAAACTTGATGTCCACCACGACACTGTAAAGTGGCATGTTTCAAGGATGGAAGAGATCGGTCTCGTGCGAGTAGAAAAAGAGGGCCGAACTAAAAAGCACTATTTAGCAAGCCTTGGCGAGGCATTGCTTGCGGGCAGTCTGAATACAATATCTGAGACCTTTGTACTATTTCTCATAGAAAAACTGAAGGACGTATGCCTTAATCCAGAGATTCGCGAGAAGACTCCTGAGCGTGTTACGATCAGAATAGATTGTCCAGATAAGGGCCAAGATTGTTTTATAACAATTAAATTGAACGAGTGGCAGTTTGAGTTTATCAGTGACAACCTAGAGCCTGATGGCGAACATGCTTCCTCAACCAGTGAGATTGAGAAAGAAGAGGTTCACACGCTCTGA
- the glmS gene encoding glutamine--fructose-6-phosphate transaminase (isomerizing), with translation MCGITGIVTKNRDDIGSLLVRCSRKLTYRGYDSVGVAAVKDGVVDLRKDVGTIDDVDQMLGLSMMRGDRGIAQLRWATYGAPTKVNAQPHFGCTPVFYGAHNGNIHNYAEYRQELIDTGHIIRSENDGELCVHAVDKYYEETGDMFEAVRLSTRDLKGAFAFSVGRADEDKIYAVKMGSSLVAGVAGDATIVSSDLPSILPLTNNVVYLRDGEMVVLTPEEVEVYRVEDGKKMDRQPEPSNVDPHAAEKGGYPHFMLKEINEQPKVAQDVLGILEGSKADEWLSLIEESSRKFLVACGSSYNAGIVGTYYFNRLAGIPLIPVIGGQFIPMYGNSLEEDSLTILVSQSGETKDIINVLNLVQDTGRGKTLGIVNVIGSTLMFRANSYIPMACGYEVSVPATKTYFSQTVIFAYLAARLGERNGFIDPSEAKRFIGLLRDDLPRLTQETIDRTGFLTKDLAQTLIDVKDLYCLGYGFTDGVAREGSLKIKEICYNHCEGMYSSEFKHGPLSIVTRDYPVIFVTTKEDSWMVINHINEVRAREGRTIVVGEYEDKVAHYVDRKTDYLKVPEADSLLNPLLDVIPLQMLSYFLSVDLGINPDLPRNLSKTLTVD, from the coding sequence TTGTGTGGAATCACTGGCATTGTCACAAAGAATCGCGACGATATAGGATCGCTCTTGGTACGCTGTAGTAGGAAACTCACGTATCGCGGATATGATTCTGTAGGTGTTGCTGCGGTCAAAGATGGCGTTGTAGATCTCCGTAAGGATGTTGGAACAATTGACGATGTGGACCAGATGCTCGGTCTCTCCATGATGCGGGGCGATCGAGGAATTGCACAACTACGCTGGGCCACCTATGGAGCTCCCACAAAGGTCAATGCACAGCCGCACTTTGGTTGCACTCCCGTGTTCTATGGTGCACATAATGGCAATATTCACAATTACGCCGAATACCGTCAAGAGCTCATAGATACTGGTCACATCATCCGTTCCGAAAATGACGGCGAACTCTGTGTCCATGCCGTGGACAAATACTACGAAGAGACCGGTGATATGTTTGAGGCAGTACGCCTCTCCACCCGTGACCTGAAGGGTGCCTTTGCTTTCTCTGTGGGTCGTGCTGATGAGGATAAGATCTATGCTGTGAAAATGGGTTCCTCGTTAGTGGCCGGTGTTGCTGGTGATGCAACTATTGTATCGAGCGATCTCCCCTCAATCCTCCCATTGACCAATAACGTCGTGTACCTTCGTGACGGAGAGATGGTCGTTCTTACACCCGAAGAGGTTGAGGTGTATCGTGTCGAAGATGGAAAGAAAATGGACCGTCAACCCGAACCCAGCAATGTCGATCCACACGCGGCCGAAAAGGGTGGCTATCCACACTTCATGCTCAAAGAGATCAATGAACAGCCCAAGGTGGCACAGGACGTTCTTGGGATTTTGGAAGGATCCAAGGCTGATGAATGGCTCTCACTCATCGAAGAGTCATCACGCAAGTTTCTGGTGGCCTGTGGCTCCTCCTATAATGCAGGTATTGTAGGTACCTACTACTTCAACAGATTAGCTGGTATTCCTCTGATTCCTGTGATCGGCGGTCAATTCATCCCGATGTATGGAAACTCACTTGAAGAAGACAGCCTGACCATTCTTGTTTCTCAGAGTGGTGAGACAAAAGACATCATCAATGTTCTCAACCTTGTGCAGGACACAGGCCGCGGAAAGACTCTTGGAATTGTTAATGTGATCGGGAGTACCCTGATGTTCCGAGCCAACTCATACATTCCAATGGCCTGTGGATACGAGGTCAGTGTTCCCGCCACGAAGACCTATTTCTCCCAGACGGTCATCTTTGCGTATCTGGCAGCTCGACTCGGTGAGAGAAACGGGTTCATTGATCCCTCTGAGGCCAAACGCTTTATCGGACTGCTCAGAGATGACCTGCCTCGCCTTACTCAGGAGACGATTGATCGTACAGGGTTCCTCACAAAAGACCTTGCTCAGACACTCATTGATGTGAAAGATCTCTATTGTCTGGGTTATGGCTTCACGGATGGTGTGGCTCGTGAGGGGTCTCTCAAGATCAAAGAGATCTGCTACAATCACTGCGAGGGAATGTATTCAAGCGAGTTCAAACATGGGCCATTGAGTATTGTTACACGTGACTATCCCGTGATCTTCGTGACAACGAAGGAAGACTCGTGGATGGTCATCAATCACATAAATGAGGTCCGTGCACGCGAAGGTCGTACGATCGTTGTTGGCGAATATGAGGACAAAGTAGCACACTACGTGGATCGCAAGACCGACTATCTAAAAGTTCCAGAGGCAGATAGTCTTCTCAACCCCTTGCTTGATGTGATCCCTCTGCAAATGTTGAGCTACTTCCTGTCAGTTGACTTGGGGATCAATCCAGACCTGCCTCGTAATCTCTCCAAGACTCTGACCGTTGATTAG